In the Malaclemys terrapin pileata isolate rMalTer1 chromosome 12, rMalTer1.hap1, whole genome shotgun sequence genome, one interval contains:
- the LOC128846024 gene encoding olfactory receptor 1052-like: MNMENQTMVTEFIFLGLSSDPQLQIFLFLVFLVIYVITLLGNMMIILVISADPQLHTPMYFFLFHLSFVDICYSSVTVPKMLQNVLAERKTISANGCFAQNFFFLFSGGTGVFILSVMAYDRYTAICNPLHYVGTMSKQVCCHLLSGSCISGFLYALANTLSVLSLHFCGPNEINHYSCEPPSLLVLSCSETLTPKVVLLASIIFFGSSSFLLTLVSYIHIISAILRIRTTEGRHKAFSTCSSHLVVVILYYGTGCFRYMKPTSEASVFDRIISIQYSILTPMLNPIIYSLKNKDVKTALWKLFVKFKFPKETLHC, translated from the coding sequence ATGAACATGGAAAACCAAACCATGGTGACAGAATTCATTTTCCTGGGACTTTCCAGTGACCCGCAGCTCCAGATTTTCCTCTTCCTGGTGTTTTTGGTTATTTATGTTATAACGCTGTTGGGGAACATGATGATCATCCTGGTGATAAGCGCTGATCCTCAACTCCACACCCCTATGTACTTCTTTCTGTTCCATTTATCCTTTGTTGACATCTGCTATTCCTCCGTCACCGTCCCTAAGATGCTGCAGAATGTCCTAGCAGAGAGAAAGACAATATCTGCCAATGGCTGCTTTGCACaaaacttcttttttcttttctcaggTGGCACTGGAGTTTTCATTCTCTCAGTGATGGCTTATGATCGATACACTGCCATATGTAACCCACTGCATTACGTGGGAACCATGAGTAAGCAAGTCTGTTGTCACTTGCTCAGTGGCTCTTGCATATCTGGGTTCTTGTACGCACTGGCCAACACTCTGTCTGTATTAAGCTTACACTTCTGTGGTCCCAATGAAATCAACCATTACAGCTGTGAGCCCCCTTCACTCTTGGTCTTGTCCTGTTCTGAGACACTGACCCCTAAAGTGGTGCTTCTTGCATCTATTATATTTTTTGGATCAAGCTCCTTCCTTCTCACTTTGGTCTCCTACATTCACATCATCTCCGCCATCCTGAGGATACGCACTACAGAGGGcaggcataaagccttctccacctgcagctcccacctagTTGTGGTTATTTTATACTATGGCACAGGTTGTTTCCGGTACATGAAGCCTACTTCTGAAGCATCTGTTTTTGATAGAATAATTTCCATTCAGTACAGCATCTTAACCCCCAtgttaaaccccatcatctacagcctgaaaaaCAAAGATGTTAAAACTGCTCTGTGGAAGTTATTTGTAAAATTCAAGTTTCCTAAGGAAACTTTACATTGTTAA